A single Vulpes lagopus strain Blue_001 chromosome 3, ASM1834538v1, whole genome shotgun sequence DNA region contains:
- the PANK3 gene encoding pantothenate kinase 3, whose translation MKIKDAKKPSFPWFGMDIGGTLVKLSYFEPIDITAEEEQEEVESLKSIRKYLTSNVAYGSTGIRDVHLELKDLTLFGRRGNLHFIRFPTHDLPTFIQMGRDKNFSTLHTVLCATGGGAYKFEEDFRTIGNLHLHKLDELDCLVKGLLYIDSVSFNGQAECYYFANASEPERCQKMPFNLDDPYPLLIVNIGSGVSILAVHSKDNYKRVTGTSLGGGTFLGLCCLLTGCESFEEALEMASKGDSTQADKLVRDIYGGDYERFGLPGWAVASSFGNMIYKEKRETVSKEDLARATLVTITNNIGSVARMCAVNEKINRVVFVGNFLRVNTLSMKLLAYALDYWSKGQLKALFLEHEGYFGAVGALLGLPNFS comes from the exons cTTTCCCATGGTTTGGCATGGACATTGGGGGGACTCTAGTAAAGCTCTCATATTTTGAACCTATTGATATCACAGCagaggaagaacaagaagaagtTGAGAGCCTAAAAAGTATCCGGAAATATTTGACTTCTAATGTAGCATATGGATCCACTGGTATTCGGGATGTACACCTTGAACTGAAGGATTTAACACTTTTTGGCCGAAGAGGAAACTTGCACTTTATCAGATTTCCAACCCATGACCTGCCTACTTTTATCCAGATGGGAAGAGATAAAAACTTCTCAACATTACACACGGTGCTATGTGCTACAGGAGGTGGTGCTTACAAGTTTGAAGAAGATTTTCGCACA attGGAAACCTCCACCTGCACAAACTGGATGAACTTGACTGCCTTGTAAAGGGCTTGCTGTATATAGATTCTGTCAGTTTCAATGGACAAGCAGAGTGCTATTATTTTGCTAATGCCTCAGAACCTGAGCGATGCCAAAAGATGCCTTTTAACCTGGATGATCCCTATCCGCTGCTGATAGTGAACATTGGTTCAGGAGTCAGTATTTTAGCAGTCCATTCCAAAGACAACTATAAACGAGTAACCGGGACAAG ccTTGGAGGGGGTACATTTCTGGGTTTATGCTGTTTATTGACTGGCTGTGAAAGTTTTGAAGAGGCTCTTGAAATGGCATCCAAAGGTGACAGCACCCAAGCTGACAAACTGGTCCGTGATATTTACGGGGGAGATTATGAAAGATTTGGTCTGCCAGGTTGGGCTGTAGCGTCTAG tTTTGGTAATATGATTTATAAGGAGAAGCGAGAAACTGTCAGTAAAGAAGATCTAGCAAGAGCTACTTTAGTTACTATCACCAATAACATTGGTTCTGTGGCACGAATGTGTGCTGTTAATGAg aaaataaaccGAGTTGTTTTTGTTGGAAACTTTTTACGTGTCAATACTCTCTCAATGAAACTTTTGGCATATGCACTGGATTATTGGTCAAAAGGTCAACTGAAAGCATTGTTTCTAGAGCATGAG gGATATTTTGGAGCTGTTGGTGCACTTCTTGGGCTGCCAAATTTCAGCTAA